The following proteins come from a genomic window of Galactobacillus timonensis:
- the rpsP gene encoding 30S ribosomal protein S16, producing MAVKLRLTRMGAKKAPRYRIVAADSRNARDGKVIETIGYVNPTTDPATVSVNEELAMKWLRVGAQPSDTVRNILSHQGIMKKFSDEKHAAKAARKEAK from the coding sequence ATGGCAGTTAAATTAAGACTTACGCGCATGGGCGCAAAGAAGGCTCCGCGTTATCGTATCGTTGCGGCTGATTCCCGCAATGCTCGTGACGGCAAGGTCATCGAGACGATCGGCTATGTGAATCCGACGACGGATCCGGCAACGGTTTCCGTTAATGAGGAGCTGGCTATGAAGTGGCTCCGTGTCGGTGCGCAGCCGTCGGATACGGTTCGCAACATTCTTTCTCATCAGGGCATCATGAAGAAGTTCTCCGATGAGAAGCACGCCGCAAAGGCAGCCAGGAAAGAAGCGAAGTAA
- a CDS encoding KH domain-containing protein, with amino-acid sequence MAELDKVLYNLVEPMVDDKDSLRVEKETREGSDEVVLRVYAKNGDIARLIGRKGAMASSLRQVMSVASHADGSRISIKFQEID; translated from the coding sequence ATGGCAGAACTGGACAAGGTACTCTACAATCTGGTCGAGCCGATGGTTGACGACAAGGACAGTCTGCGGGTGGAAAAAGAGACGCGCGAAGGCAGTGATGAAGTCGTTCTCCGCGTTTATGCGAAGAATGGCGATATTGCCCGCCTGATCGGTCGCAAGGGAGCGATGGCTTCTTCGTTGCGTCAGGTGATGTCGGTCGCTTCGCATGCGGACGGCAGCCGGATTTCGATCAAGTTTCAGGAAATCGACTGA
- the rimM gene encoding ribosome maturation factor RimM (Essential for efficient processing of 16S rRNA) produces MEYIAIGKIATTHGLKGEVKIDSWSDFDEERYLPGNRIFLERDGKKVPLEVATFRMHKNCPLVSFEGHQDINLVEDWRGSVLYVEKNDRIELPEGEDYADDVIGMKAVDEEGKELGTVTGFETTLAQPVLRIKKADGSTFLVPDVPFFVRDIKRKERTVIIHREEGLL; encoded by the coding sequence ATGGAATACATCGCCATTGGAAAAATTGCGACAACGCATGGCCTGAAAGGTGAAGTGAAGATCGACAGCTGGTCCGATTTTGACGAAGAACGCTATTTACCGGGGAATCGGATATTCCTGGAGCGTGACGGGAAGAAGGTACCGTTGGAGGTTGCGACCTTCCGCATGCATAAGAACTGTCCTCTCGTCAGCTTTGAAGGTCATCAGGATATCAATCTTGTAGAAGACTGGCGGGGCAGTGTGCTGTATGTAGAAAAAAATGACCGGATCGAACTGCCGGAAGGCGAAGATTATGCGGACGATGTCATCGGCATGAAAGCAGTGGATGAAGAAGGAAAGGAGCTTGGGACGGTGACAGGCTTTGAGACGACGCTGGCCCAGCCGGTTCTGCGGATTAAAAAGGCGGATGGAAGTACCTTCCTGGTGCCGGATGTTCCGTTCTTTGTGCGCGATATCAAACGCAAAGAAAGGACAGTCATCATTCATCGTGAGGAGGGACTGCTGTGA
- the trmD gene encoding tRNA (guanosine(37)-N1)-methyltransferase TrmD produces the protein MRITILTLFPEMFESVFASSIVGRARANGVVSIDFVQIRDFALDTYKHVDDTPFGGGAGMVMKCQPVLDALASVRGSDSYCISLTPSGTPYTQDKAHVLAAKQHLILLCGHYEGMDARIGHHMDEEISIGDYVLTGGEIGAMVIVDSVTRLLDGAIREESTKEESFENGLLEYPQYTKPADYQGDRVPDVLVSGNHQKIAAWRHAQALLKTAAVRPDLLRKQQLSKEDENILAHPEEWQ, from the coding sequence GTGAGAATTACGATTCTGACGCTGTTTCCTGAAATGTTTGAAAGCGTCTTTGCGTCCTCCATCGTCGGACGCGCACGGGCAAACGGCGTTGTCTCGATTGATTTTGTTCAGATCCGTGACTTTGCGCTGGATACCTACAAGCATGTGGATGACACGCCGTTTGGAGGCGGTGCCGGCATGGTGATGAAATGTCAGCCGGTGCTGGATGCGCTGGCTTCGGTGCGTGGCAGTGACAGCTACTGCATCTCCCTGACGCCGAGTGGTACACCCTATACGCAGGACAAAGCGCATGTCCTTGCCGCTAAGCAGCATCTTATTCTTCTCTGCGGGCATTATGAGGGAATGGATGCGCGGATCGGGCATCATATGGATGAAGAAATTTCGATCGGCGACTATGTGCTGACAGGCGGCGAGATCGGGGCGATGGTGATCGTGGACAGCGTGACGCGGCTGCTTGATGGTGCGATCAGGGAGGAGTCGACGAAGGAGGAAAGCTTTGAGAACGGTCTTCTGGAGTATCCGCAGTATACAAAACCGGCCGATTATCAGGGAGACAGGGTGCCGGATGTTCTGGTATCTGGCAACCATCAGAAGATTGCGGCATGGCGTCATGCGCAGGCCCTGCTGAAGACGGCGGCGGTGCGGCCGGATCTTCTCAGGAAACAGCAGCTTTCCAAAGAGGATGAGAACATCCTTGCGCATCCGGAGGAATGGCAGTAA
- a CDS encoding phospho-sugar mutase: MSYQDEYQKWLSSPALSEAEKEELRSIANDPKEIEERFYGPLEFGTAGLRGTMHVGLHNMNVHVIEWATQAFAEVILEEGAEAAARGVAVDYDCRNHSQEFAHAAASVLVGNGIPVRLFDSLRPTPELSYAVLHYHCIAGINVTASHNPAEYNGYKVYWSDGAQLPPQHAAKVAAKMAQIDIFTGVKKADFDEAVKDGRITMLGYQTDEDFLKEVQGVEMDSALVKKIRDTFKVVYTPFHGCGYKLIPEMLRRIGVKNLYCEPQQMVIDGNFPTVKSPNPENPEGFYLAVELADRVGADFILGSDPDADRVGVMVKDNDGKWLPLTGNQTGSLFLDYYIGALKRNGRLPAHPVALKSIVSTDLVRKIAETNGVKLYDTFTGFKFMAEKKNILEATTDEHVIWSFEESYGYMVGDYVRDKDAVTACTLLTEMAAYYADKHMTLYQALQALYEKYGNYNEQTLNLVMPGLDGLEKMANLMKNLREHPLDDIAGEKVAVRKDYSTGTLTHVADGLTEAMELKDSNVLEYDFEDGSKLLVRPSGTEPKVKVYILMHGGTMESCKERTAKLAAWADGLRK; the protein is encoded by the coding sequence ATGTCGTATCAGGATGAGTATCAGAAATGGCTCTCTTCCCCGGCTCTGAGCGAGGCGGAAAAAGAGGAGCTCCGCAGCATTGCGAATGATCCGAAGGAAATCGAGGAGCGCTTCTACGGTCCGCTGGAATTCGGTACTGCCGGATTGCGCGGAACGATGCATGTTGGTCTGCATAATATGAACGTTCATGTCATCGAGTGGGCGACGCAGGCCTTTGCAGAAGTGATTCTGGAAGAAGGTGCGGAAGCGGCGGCACGCGGTGTGGCGGTTGACTATGACTGCCGCAATCATTCGCAGGAGTTTGCGCATGCGGCGGCTTCTGTTCTGGTAGGCAACGGCATTCCGGTGCGTCTGTTTGATTCGCTGCGTCCGACGCCTGAACTTTCCTATGCGGTTCTTCACTATCATTGCATTGCCGGCATTAACGTGACTGCTTCGCACAACCCGGCTGAATACAATGGCTATAAGGTTTACTGGAGCGATGGTGCCCAGCTGCCTCCGCAGCACGCGGCAAAGGTTGCGGCGAAGATGGCGCAGATCGATATCTTCACCGGCGTCAAGAAGGCTGATTTCGATGAGGCGGTCAAAGATGGCCGCATCACGATGCTTGGCTATCAGACGGATGAAGACTTCCTGAAGGAAGTGCAGGGCGTTGAGATGGATTCGGCGCTTGTCAAAAAGATTCGCGATACGTTCAAGGTTGTCTATACGCCGTTCCACGGCTGTGGATATAAGCTGATCCCTGAGATGCTCAGGAGGATCGGTGTCAAAAATCTGTATTGCGAGCCGCAGCAGATGGTCATTGACGGCAACTTCCCGACGGTCAAGAGCCCGAACCCGGAGAACCCGGAAGGCTTCTATCTGGCCGTTGAGCTGGCGGACCGTGTGGGTGCTGACTTCATTCTCGGCTCGGATCCGGATGCGGACCGTGTCGGCGTCATGGTCAAGGACAATGACGGCAAGTGGCTGCCTCTGACAGGCAACCAGACCGGTTCCCTGTTCCTGGATTACTATATCGGTGCTCTGAAGCGCAACGGCCGCCTGCCGGCGCATCCGGTTGCTCTGAAGTCGATTGTTTCGACGGATCTTGTGCGTAAGATTGCGGAAACCAACGGCGTTAAGCTGTATGACACGTTCACCGGCTTCAAGTTCATGGCGGAAAAGAAGAATATTCTCGAGGCAACGACAGATGAGCATGTCATCTGGTCCTTCGAGGAATCCTACGGATACATGGTCGGTGACTATGTGCGTGATAAGGATGCGGTTACCGCATGCACGCTGCTGACGGAAATGGCGGCCTACTATGCGGACAAGCATATGACGCTGTACCAGGCGCTGCAGGCTCTGTATGAGAAGTACGGAAACTACAACGAGCAGACGCTGAACCTGGTAATGCCGGGTCTTGACGGTCTGGAGAAGATGGCGAACCTGATGAAGAATCTCCGTGAGCATCCGCTGGATGACATCGCCGGTGAGAAGGTTGCGGTTCGCAAGGACTATTCGACCGGTACATTGACACATGTTGCGGACGGTTTGACGGAGGCGATGGAGCTGAAGGATTCCAATGTTCTGGAATATGACTTTGAGGATGGCTCCAAGCTGCTGGTACGTCCTTCCGGAACGGAACCGAAGGTCAAGGTCTACATTCTGATGCATGGCGGAACGATGGAATCCTGTAAGGAGAGGACTGCGAAGCTTGCGGCGTGGGCGGATGGTCTGCGGAAGTAA
- a CDS encoding flavodoxin encodes MGGWSAEVMAVLSAYFDLGTSVRRIAEYAGMFSDADLFEIQPLMPYTEEDLDADNPKSRSCLEQGDVSSRPQLIRMPGAYDTVLLGFPLWLESEPRVIDTFLSQLPAGTHVIPFTNAAGKEEEISMALSSRFPLLKMDPVAVVENDPAAIGSWIRSLSL; translated from the coding sequence GTGGGCGGATGGTCTGCGGAAGTAATGGCCGTTCTTTCTGCTTACTTTGATCTTGGCACTTCGGTGCGCAGGATTGCGGAATATGCCGGCATGTTCAGTGATGCGGATCTCTTTGAGATTCAGCCGCTGATGCCGTATACAGAAGAGGATCTGGACGCAGATAATCCCAAAAGCCGCAGCTGCCTGGAGCAGGGGGATGTATCGTCGCGGCCGCAGCTGATTCGTATGCCGGGTGCGTATGATACGGTGCTGCTGGGATTTCCGCTGTGGCTGGAGAGTGAGCCGCGGGTCATTGATACTTTTCTTTCGCAGCTGCCTGCCGGTACGCATGTGATTCCGTTTACGAATGCGGCAGGAAAGGAAGAAGAGATTTCCATGGCTCTGTCTTCGCGGTTTCCACTGCTGAAGATGGATCCGGTAGCGGTCGTGGAAAATGATCCGGCTGCGATCGGTTCCTGGATTCGCTCACTTTCGCTGTAA